In one window of Bombus fervidus isolate BK054 chromosome 4, iyBomFerv1, whole genome shotgun sequence DNA:
- the Svil gene encoding supervillin isoform X1 — MVAAGATVLMATSEGTSNKTQNNSTQYENHNICCHYNEVHNNQQNSECPIKKNITPCNINKNKSRSPMLEKNSRLISRSENKESSKNLTLYKTASVRETKASRLRAASIISPNGGTVLSRRLGMSENSTPLGLQPSTSLSVKDEHPISSNSSITNSPRERDKSYKRKSYLNRSLNMETATGDRSNQSECNIRQTRRQSNKQGYISDTISTSYSSNQHQTTNLSKKPFDSKITCPKVKENCSKTYTLPSLNSPANSKHSNIQRTSSGGHSDSEVSRRVDALTALTKSAIERVERLKSQSNLPTNYGLRLENRSSNTPCQVTENSTNNTRALQLSPRKSSILKKSNDEHSQDGSLSHQHTPVSILKHKMSDIDTGQNISTIVNHTILPVTFSPSVRELTHKKHGILKKRSSLDESEILRRRSCSPDISSTDNTYSEFRPILKNQRRSSLDEIIKRDQSPDPQPTSILKRKSSREDDREDRQVGSAEPQGILKRKSTNSQRMTIVNHHVTITMDATNVTGPEILDSSEVRPILKKKHSREESFGSDPPSLEPRPILKKKSSTESDEHDDKPKKTILKCTRKNSQDECNYETELTSPKKLSMLRNRTLQNRTSGVLENDAVRPILKQPGNRDNESRVRLNLYDETVISDDICTEPTNLFLRKRAQSVGHIQYSNIPNEFTGVLNKRRSLELISVGAISEEKSQVKLTTSNIYLKAAPSLDDKSAKTSIIPCDKLYSTTKEKFTDKEKQTVIVFESKEGNKVISDGPVDNNIDNSTPVSIRMSDKEGLNNEILCVKEKADDGNIQESNSVHRSNSVSKMTLHFKTLHEKANSKEKDGMSQKTPNKGSYGVQRYRDRKNQGNDRFNTQPITFQEVQEAVLQNQRNVTSVKKSSLAETTTDDEFDPSKLSLAERVRLFNQKIDTEKSSVSNTMPLERYSRRRPAARYKTQPVTSEEVEVASRISPLNTINQCLLNTSDLPKSILKPVALQAHNSSQTKNLELEGMKLIKSVLKKESEELEQRTSESCDISSRFKLKPNLKLEENQTGSIMENNYPTQYGLSCAYSEKDNHIEGRQHKIKQKYTVPFHKYSTQDELNRTKIKSALNNIDNVQTVIATSKKYEETLQTSGGETFSVSHETCNIKAEAASPYRHPIFSKQTRCTSLSKSVSHHAISNKTNECESNSAIIPKHGVHLPELCRSATQAIPTIDTNDGPSMSIAERLAALQRSGNTNWKRRIASESSNSVDGVCSNSLNKEELSIKQGVLADCLGKLESATEGWKKRIAAPDVTKFTVAGKMKVEQLENLDPGSSSPLIEATGNIIDRKKKTPRPERFRAKKGYMKDAVSTPTSPNKDSCIKLRGSFSEPASDDSAEEMKTGKNVSPIVSVPKIDDETFTSFFTGISLEKCEAESVDLNESDFDMITSQSELLVQKRNIRLKRRRFVSRNPLKTLAARTDLKSEYTEIRTGIAEKVMKQLNIEKLAKNSSLAMEALAGLASTEDFSNITLRNVTDTNISSNRLQPYKDLMLLLIKGRRHVQVRLVEPVAESINSGDNFVLVTKSEVYNYIGKYCNVIEKARGAEIALSIQQNKDLGCQTFQVITINEDKLTCTKSQLQKFWSYLGVENENMDVIEGGHPDEDELYETFMIDTNMVYEIKDEELVPLEKYWGTIPKIEMLDPNKVLVFDFGSEMYIWSGKGASTDKKKLATHLATEMWQEGYDYSECTVCPISAASMIGRRTVSKIDLKSAKVRPKWCLLAKLTQHVETILFREKFLDWPNVSRIIRIRGTKSKENVDGTVTIEVCNINNLLEENTIPVDLVLEGTHLGRGTGWYDDEQMKQFIVTTMGIKVWHIDEFSHSLLDDSSVGQFYSADSYIVYWMYSVTVTGRELSGLPSKHSAKGRDRSVYFIWQGQNASLNEQGAAALLTIELDNDQAPQIRVVQGYEPAAFLNLFSGGMIVHSGKKTNTKCDERWRLYICRGTLESEVSLIEIPCSTRQLRSRGSLILLDTKNNKIYVWHGSNSLPHIKQHAVNAAAKLEKNRPQETGLTFEGDIEIFEIDEGMEPEEFINALGQMNKKLYVSLEKDQLQEHTPRLFHLSSISKEFKSVEMLCPHRASLPTPFPFLQEDLYQVHQPALFLLDNKNELWIWQGWWPNTGAEDQSGSKAVRWQAERRAAMTMAMQYWQRIHPETNKYPIYLVWAGLEPLQFINLFPTWTYRDDIAELNIEDGRNPGEVLTVESELVRLTQSTYPPAQLLQRPLPEGVDPTHLELYLSQQHFQEILGMTKEEFQELPVWRQVNLKKEIGLF, encoded by the exons ATGGTAGCTGCTGGAGCCACAGTTTTAATGGCAACCAGTGAAGGAACttcaaataaaacacaaaataATTCCACACAATATGAAAATCATAATATTTGTTGTCACTATAATGAAGTACATAATAATCAGCAAAATTCAGAATGtccaattaaaaagaatataacacCTTGTAACATAAATA AGAATAAAAGTCGTAGCCCCATGTTGGAAAAAAATAGTCGTTTGATTTCAAGATCGGAAAATAAGGAGAGTAGTAAGAATCTTACATTATATAAAACGGCATCAGTTCGTGAAACAAAAGCTTCTAGATTACGAGCTGCCTCCATTATATCACCTAATG GTGGAACAGTGTTATCAAGAAGATTAGGTATGTCAGAAAATTCTACACCCTTGGGCCTCCAACCTAGTACTAGTTTATCAGTTAAAGAT GAACATCCAATATCAAGTAATAGTAGTATTACAAATTCGCCAAGAGAAAGGgataaaagttataaaagaaaatcatatttaaatCGGTCACTTAATATGGAAACAGCAACAGGAGATCGTTCAAATCAAT CTGAATGTAATATTAGACAAACTAGAAGACAATCAAATAAACAAGGCTACATATCTGATACAATATCTACTTCATATTCTAGTAATCAACATCAAACAACTAATCTAAGTAAAAAACCTTTTGACTCAAAAATCACTTGCCCGAAAGTTAAAGAAAATTGTTCAAAAACTTATACATTGCCTTCACTGAATTCTCCTGCAAACAGTAAACATTCAAATATACAACGAACTAG TAGTGGCGGACATAGTGATTCAGAAGTTTCGCGAAGAGTTGACGCATTAACAGCGTTAACAAAATCTGCAATAGAACGCGTAGAAAGGCTTAAATCACAGTCAAATTTGCCAACAAATTATGGATTACGATTGGAAAATCGTTCATCTAATACTCCATGTCAAGTCACGGAAAACAGTACGAATAATACGCGTGCATTGCAATTATCTCCAAGAAAAAgttctattttaaaaaaatcaaatgATGAACATTCTCAAGATGGATCTTTAAGTCATCAACACACACCGGTTTCAATTCTTAAACATAAGATGTCTGATATTGATACAGGCCAAAATATATCTACCATTGTGAATCATACAATTCTGCCTGTAACATTTTCACCATCTGTTAGGGAACTAACACATAAAAAACATGGTATTTTAAAAAAGCGCAGTAGTTTGGATGAAAGTGAAATACTTCGACGGCGGAGTTGTTCACCCGATATTTCGTCTACTGACAATACTTATTCTGAATTCAGgccgatattaaaaaatcaaaggCGATCATCTTtggatgaaattattaaaagggATCAGAGTCCAGATCCTCAGCCTACTTCaatattaaaacgaaaatCATCTAGAGAAGATGATAGAGAAGATCGTCAGGTTGGTTCTGCAGAACCACAAGGTATACTTAAAAGAAAATCTACGAATAGTCAACGAATGACTATTGTTAATCATCATGTGACGATTACAATGGATGCAACAAACGTCACTGGTCCGGAAATACTTGATAGTTCTGAAGTAAGGCCAATCCTAAAGAAAAAGCATAGTAGAGAAGAATCATTTGGTAGTGACCCACCATCTTTAGAACCACGACCAATACTAAAAAAGAAATCCAGTACAGAATCGGATGAACATGACGATAAACCTAAAAAGACTATTTTGAAATGTACGCGAAAAAATTCACAAGATGAATGTAACTATGAGACAGAATTGACTTCGCCAAAAAAATTGTCAATGCTTAGAAATCGTACGTTACAAAATAGAACAAGTGGAGTGTTGGAGAATGATGCTGTACGACCTATATTAAAGCAACCTGGCAATAGGGACAACGAATCGCGAGTCCGTTTAAACTTATATGATGAAACAGTCATTAGTGATGATATATGTACAGAaccaacaaatttatttttgcggAAAAGAGCACAATCTGTGGGTCATAtacaatattctaatattcctAATGAATTCACTGGTGTACTTAACAAACGAAGATCTCTTGAGTTAATATCTGTAGGTGCTATATCAGAAGAAAAATCACAAGTGAAGTTAACAACCAGTAACATCTATTTAAAAGCAGCTCCTTCCCTAGATGATAAGAGTGCCAAGACTTCTATTATTCCTTGTGACAAATTGTACAG CACAACAAAAGAGAAATTCACAGACAAGGAAAAGCAAACTGTCATAGTATTTGAAAGCAAAGAAGGAAATAAAGTGATTTCAGATGGACCTGTAGATAACAATATTGATAATAGTACTCCAGTTTCCATTAGAATGAGTGATAAAGAGggtttaaataatgaaatactgTGTGTGAAAGAAAAAGCAGATGATGGAAACATCCAAGAAAGTAATAGTGTACATCGCAGCAACAGTGTTTCCAAAATGACATTGCATTTTAAAACTTTACACGAAAAGGCAAATTCTAAGGAAAAGGATGGCATGTCTCAAAAAACACCGAATAAAGGTTCATATGGTGTACAACGATATAGAGATCGAAAGAATCAAGGAAATGATAGATTTAACACACAACCAATAACTTTTCAAGAAGTGCAGGAAGCAGTTCTACAAAATCAACGCAATGTCACATCAGTTAAAAAATCAAGTTTGGCAGAAACTACAACTGATGATGAATTTGATCCTTCTAAATTAAGTTTGGCAGAACGAGTGCGTTTGTTCAATCAAAAAATTGATACCGAAAAAAGTTCAGTATCAAATACCATGCCATTAGAAAGATATTCACGCAGACGGCCAGCTGCTCGTTATAAAACACAACCAGTTACATCCGAAGAAGTCGAAGTAGCATCTCGAATATCTCCATTAAATACTATTAATCAATGTTTGTTAAATACTA gTGATTTGCCGAAAAGCATTTTAAAACCTGTTGCGTTACAAGCGCATAATTCGTCGCAAACAAAAAATCTTGAACTCGAaggaatgaaattaataaaatctgtACTTAAAAAAGAATCTGAAGAACTAGAACAACGGACATCTGAAAGTTGTGATATTTCATCgcgttttaaattaaaacctaatttaaaattggaagaaaatcAG ACAGGGAGCataatggaaaataattatccAACGCAATATGGTTTGAGTTGTGCCTATAGTGAAAAAGATAACCATATAGAAGGTAGGcaacataaaattaaacaaaagtatACAGTGCCTTTTCACAAATATAGTACTCAGGATGAAttaaatagaacaaaaatcAAATCTGCATTAAATAACATAGATAATGTTCAAACTGTAATTGCTACATCTAAGAAATACGAAGAAACTCTTCAAACATCTGGAGGTGAGACATTCTCTGTAAGTCATGAAACATGTAACATAAAAGCTGAAGCTGCATCTCCTTATCGTCATCCtattttttcaaaacaaaCCAG GTGTACTTCATTGTCAAAGAGCGTTAGTCATCACGCGATTAGCAACAAAACCAATGAATGTGAGTCAAATAGTGCAATAATACCAAAGCATGGTGTACATCTTCCAGAACTATGTCGTAGCGCAACGCAAGCAATACCGACAATAGATACTAATGATGGCCCAAGTATGAGTATTGCAGAACGACTAGCTGCGCTACAACGTAGCGGAAATACAAACTGGAAACGACGTATAGCTTCTGAATCATCTAATTCAGTG gaTGGAGTATGTTCCAATTCATTGAATAAGGAAGAACTGAGTATCAAACAAGGAGTACTTGCAGATTGTCTTGGAAAGTTAGAATCTGCAACAGAAGGTTGGAAGAAAAGAATAGCAGCTCCAGATGTAACAAAGTTTACAGTAGCTGGTAAAATGAAGGTAGAACAATTGGAAAACCTAGATCCAGGATCATCATCTCCGCTTATTGAAGCTACAGGAAATATTatagatagaaagaaaaaaacccCTCGTCCTGAACGATTTAGAGCAaaaaaag GATATATGAAAGATGCTGTATCTACTCCAACTAGTCCAAATAAAGATTCATGTATTAAATTACGAGGAAGTTTCTCTGAACCTGCAAGCGATGACAGTG CTGAAGAAATGAAAACGGGGAAGAACGTATCACCTATTGTCTCAGTACCTAAAATAGACGACGAGACATTCACCTCCTTCTTTACTGGAATTTCATTAGAGAAATGCGAGGCTGAATCTGTTGATTTAAATGAAAGCGATTTCGATATGATTACATCGCAATCTGAATT attaGTTCAAAAGCGAAATATACGATTAAAACGACGACGGTTTGTATCTAGAAATCCACTTAAAACACTTGCTGCTCGTACTGACTTAAAATCAGAGTATACTGAGATACGAACTGGTATTGCGGAAAAAGtaatgaaacaattaaatattgaaaaat TAGCTAAAAATTCATCATTAGCTATGGAAGCTTTAGCTGGCCTAGCTTCTACTGAAGACTTTAGTAATATAACACTAAGGAATGTAACagatacaaatatttcttcgaataGATTACAGCCATACAAAGACTTGAtgttacttttaattaaaggCCGGAGACATGTACAAGTGAGATTAGTCGAGCCAGTCGCAGAAAGCATAAATAGTGGCGACAATTTTGTTCTAGTAACAAAATCAGAGGTTTATAATTACATTGGGAAATATTGTAATGTTATCGAAAAAGCACGAGGTGCAGAAATTGCATTGAGTATTCAGCAAAATAAGGATCTTGGTTGCCAAACGTTTCaagttattactattaatGAAGATAAATTAACTTGCACCAAAAGTCAACTACAAAAATTCTGGAGCTATCTTGGTGTAGAAAATGAGAACATGGATG tcATTGAGGGTGGACATCCTGATGAAGATGAGCTTTACGAAACATTCATGATAGATACAAATATGGTATACGAAATTAAAGATGAAGAACTGGTGccacttgaaaaatattgggGTACTATACCAAAAATTGAAATGCTCGATCCAAATAAG gTGCTAGTATTTGATTTTGGTAGCGAAATGTATATATGGAGTGGTAAAGGAGCTTCAactgataaaaagaaacttgCTACACATCTTGCTACAGAAATGTGGCAAGAAGGATATGATTATTCGGAATGCACTGTGTGCCCAATTAGTGCGGCATCTATGATTGGTAGACGCACCGTGTCAAAAATAGACTTAAAATCTGCTAAAGTCAGACCTAAATGGTGTTTACTTGCCAAATTGACACAACATGTTGAAACAATACTTTTCAGGGAAAAATTCCTTGACTGGCCAAATGTTTCTCGTATAATACGAATTCGAGGTACTAAGAGTAAAGAGAACGTTGATGGAACTGTAACTATAGAAGtgtgtaatattaataatttattagaagaaaatacCATTCCAGTTGATTTGGTTCTTGAAGGAACTCATTTAGGTAGAGGCACTGGTTGGTATGACGATgag CAAATGAAGCAATTCATTGTTACGACAATGGGTATAAAAGTGTGGCATATTGATGAATTTTCACATAGTCTTCTGGATGATTCATCTGTTGGACAATTTTATTCTGCAGAtagttatattgtatattggaTGTATTCTGTTACAGTTACCG GTCGCGAGCTTAGTGGTTTACCATCAAAACATTCTGCAAAGGGACGCGATCGCtcagtatattttatttggcAAGGGCAAAATGCATCTTTGAATGAACAAGGTGCTGCAGCGTTACTAACTATAGAATTAGATAACGATCAAGCACCTCAG ATTCGTGTAGTTCAAGGATATGAACCAGCTGCATTTCTCAATTTATTTTCTGGAGGTATGATTGTACATAGTGGCAAGAAAACGAATACAAAATGTGACGAACGATGGCGATTGTATATATGTCGTGGTACTTTAGAGTCAGAGGTGTCTTTAATAGAGATTCCTTGTAGTACTCGTCAATTACGTAGCAGAGGTTCTCTTATATTATTAGACactaaaaataacaaaatttatgtaTGGCATGGATCTAACTCTTTACCTCATATTAAACAG CATGCAGTTAATGCAGCAGCCAAATTAGAAAAGAATCGTCCTCAAGAAACTGGTTTAACATTTGAAGGTgatatagaaatttttgaaattgatgAAGGAATGGAACCAGAGGAATTCATTAATG CACTGGGACAAATGAACAAAAAGCTGTATGTATCATTAGAAAAGGATCAATTACAGGAACATACTCCAAGACTGTTTCATCTGTCAAGCAtttctaaagaatttaaatctGTAGAAATGTTATGTCCTCATCGTGCTTCTTTACCAACTCCATTTCCTTTTCTACAGGAAGATTTGTACCAAGTTCATCAACCag ccTTATTTTTATTGGATAACAAAAACGAGTTATGGATATGGCAAGGCTGGTGGCCTAATACCGGAGCAGAGGATCAGTCCGGTAGTAAAGCAGTTAGATGGCAAGCTGAAAGAAGAGCAGCAATGACAATGGCTATGCAGTATTGGCAAAGAATTCATCCAGAAACTAATAAATATCCGATTTATCTAGTCTGGGCTGGTCTTGAACCTTTGCAATTTATAAATCTATTTCCTACATGGACATATCGCGACGACATAGCGGAATTAAATATAGag gATGGTCGAAATCCTGGAGAAGTATTAACTGTAGAGAGTGAGTTGGTTCGATTAACGCAGAGTACGTATCCTCCGGCTCAATTACTACAACGACCACTACCAGAAGGAGTTGATCCTACACACCTGGAACTGTATTTATCTCAACAACATTTTCAA GAAATATTAGGTATGACTAAAGAAGAGTTTCAAGAACTTCCAGTTTGGAGACAAGTGAaccttaaaaaagaaataggacTTTTCTGA